One region of Malania oleifera isolate guangnan ecotype guangnan chromosome 6, ASM2987363v1, whole genome shotgun sequence genomic DNA includes:
- the LOC131158191 gene encoding probable WRKY transcription factor 53 isoform X1, with translation MENGWSWEHKALINELTQGMELAKQLRFQLNSASSAETREYLVQGILSSYEKALQVLIWGGSARQPQPPELTISVPESPISVNESPQSEDLNRSLTFKDFHHQHKEVSKKRKMSPKWTDKVRVCSENGFEAPLDDGYSWRKYGQKDILGAKYPRSYYRCTYRHIHDCWATKMVQRSDEDPSIFDITYKGTHTCTQANQPVPAPTSPEKQEQKQITNHHSDNQQLQSKEFILNFRASTSTEELENKDIPSPFSFPLASFASVKSENNMFTPSMLDNTNLTRSYSPQFISPATSESNYLSVSPCGVNGIGGFKSLQHSESDHAEIISANTSATNSPMPDLDFSLEQLDFGSFPFDTPGFFS, from the exons ATGGAGAATGGGTGGAGCTGGGAGCACAAGGCGCTCATCAATGAGCTGACCCAAGGCATGGAGCTGGCCAAACAGCTACGGTTTCAATTAAATTCTGCGTCATCTGCTGAGACAAGGGAGTATTTGGTGCAGGGGATACTCTCTTCATATGAGAAGGCTCTTCAGGTTCTGATATGGGGTGGATCAGCCAGACAGCCACAGCCACCGGAGCTGACAATTAGCGTGCCGGAGTCCCCGATTTCCGTCAATGAAAGTCCCCAGAGTGAGGATCTCAACCGGAGTCTGACCTTCAAAGATTTTCATCACCAACATAAGGAGGTATCAAAAAAGAG AAAAATGTCACCCAAATGGACAGATAAAGTGCGGGTTTGCTCCGAGAACGGGTTTGAAGCACCCCTTGATGATGGCTACAGTTGGAGAAAGTATGGCCAGAAAGACATTCTTGGAGCCAAATATCCTAG AAGCTATTACAGATGCACTTACCGTCACATTCATGACTGTTGGGCCACAAAGATGGTGCAAAGATCAGATGAAGACCCCTCCATATTTGACATAACTTACAAGGGGACACATACCTGCACTCAGGCCAACCAGCCAGTTCCAGCACCGACATCACCGGAAAAACAAGAACAGAAACAGATCACCAACCATCACAGTGATAATCAGCAGCTGCAATCCAAAGAGTTCATCCTCAATTTTCGGGCGAGCACCAGCACTGAGGAATTGGAAAATAAAGATATCCCATCTCCTTTCTCCTTCCCACTAGCATCATTTGCATCAGTGAAAAGTGAAAACAATATGTTTACGCCTTCGATGCTCGATAATACAAACCTCACCAGAAGTTATTCCCCCCAGTTCATATCTCCAGCAACATCAGAATCAAACTACTTGTCGGTGTCTCCATGCGGGGTGAATGGCATTGGAGGGTTCAAAAGCCTGCAGCATTCAGAATCTGATCATGCTGAAATAATCTCAGCAAACACTTCAGCCACCAATTCTCCCATGCCAGACTTGGATTTTTCACTAGAGCAACTGGACTTTGGCAGTTTCCCATTTGACACCCCAGGATTTTTctcttaa
- the LOC131158191 gene encoding probable WRKY transcription factor 53 isoform X2 has protein sequence MENGWSWEHKALINELTQGMELAKQLRFQLNSASSAETREYLVQGILSSYEKALQVLIWGGSARQPQPPELTISVPESPISVNESPQSEDLNRSLTFKDFHHQHKEVSKKRKMSPKWTDKVRVCSENGFEAPLDDGYSWRKYGQKDILGAKYPRCTYRHIHDCWATKMVQRSDEDPSIFDITYKGTHTCTQANQPVPAPTSPEKQEQKQITNHHSDNQQLQSKEFILNFRASTSTEELENKDIPSPFSFPLASFASVKSENNMFTPSMLDNTNLTRSYSPQFISPATSESNYLSVSPCGVNGIGGFKSLQHSESDHAEIISANTSATNSPMPDLDFSLEQLDFGSFPFDTPGFFS, from the exons ATGGAGAATGGGTGGAGCTGGGAGCACAAGGCGCTCATCAATGAGCTGACCCAAGGCATGGAGCTGGCCAAACAGCTACGGTTTCAATTAAATTCTGCGTCATCTGCTGAGACAAGGGAGTATTTGGTGCAGGGGATACTCTCTTCATATGAGAAGGCTCTTCAGGTTCTGATATGGGGTGGATCAGCCAGACAGCCACAGCCACCGGAGCTGACAATTAGCGTGCCGGAGTCCCCGATTTCCGTCAATGAAAGTCCCCAGAGTGAGGATCTCAACCGGAGTCTGACCTTCAAAGATTTTCATCACCAACATAAGGAGGTATCAAAAAAGAG AAAAATGTCACCCAAATGGACAGATAAAGTGCGGGTTTGCTCCGAGAACGGGTTTGAAGCACCCCTTGATGATGGCTACAGTTGGAGAAAGTATGGCCAGAAAGACATTCTTGGAGCCAAATATCCTAG ATGCACTTACCGTCACATTCATGACTGTTGGGCCACAAAGATGGTGCAAAGATCAGATGAAGACCCCTCCATATTTGACATAACTTACAAGGGGACACATACCTGCACTCAGGCCAACCAGCCAGTTCCAGCACCGACATCACCGGAAAAACAAGAACAGAAACAGATCACCAACCATCACAGTGATAATCAGCAGCTGCAATCCAAAGAGTTCATCCTCAATTTTCGGGCGAGCACCAGCACTGAGGAATTGGAAAATAAAGATATCCCATCTCCTTTCTCCTTCCCACTAGCATCATTTGCATCAGTGAAAAGTGAAAACAATATGTTTACGCCTTCGATGCTCGATAATACAAACCTCACCAGAAGTTATTCCCCCCAGTTCATATCTCCAGCAACATCAGAATCAAACTACTTGTCGGTGTCTCCATGCGGGGTGAATGGCATTGGAGGGTTCAAAAGCCTGCAGCATTCAGAATCTGATCATGCTGAAATAATCTCAGCAAACACTTCAGCCACCAATTCTCCCATGCCAGACTTGGATTTTTCACTAGAGCAACTGGACTTTGGCAGTTTCCCATTTGACACCCCAGGATTTTTctcttaa